A single window of Lysobacter oculi DNA harbors:
- the rpiA gene encoding ribose-5-phosphate isomerase RpiA produces MSEAKRLAAEKAMDYVEDGMLVGVGTGSTVAYFIDALGRDPHRIKGAVSSSEQSTARLKSHGIEVFDLNPAGQLALYVDGADECDPHKRLIKGGGAALTREKIIAEASHKFVCIVDPSKQVDVLGRFPLPVEVIPMARSLVAREIAALTGGQPVFRMDAEERAVITDNGNVILDIHQLSITDPVAMEQAINQIPGVVSVGLFARRAADVVIVGGEPPVVL; encoded by the coding sequence ATGTCGGAAGCCAAGCGCCTCGCGGCGGAAAAAGCCATGGACTATGTCGAAGACGGGATGCTGGTCGGCGTCGGCACCGGTTCGACGGTCGCCTATTTCATCGACGCGCTCGGCCGCGATCCGCACCGGATCAAGGGCGCGGTGTCGAGCTCCGAACAGAGCACCGCGCGGCTGAAATCGCACGGCATCGAGGTGTTCGACCTCAACCCCGCCGGCCAGCTCGCGCTCTACGTGGATGGCGCCGACGAGTGCGATCCGCACAAGCGGCTGATCAAGGGCGGCGGCGCGGCACTGACCCGCGAGAAGATCATCGCCGAGGCGAGCCATAAATTCGTCTGCATCGTCGACCCCTCCAAGCAGGTGGACGTGCTCGGCCGGTTTCCGCTGCCGGTCGAGGTCATCCCGATGGCGCGGAGCCTGGTGGCGCGCGAAATCGCCGCGTTGACCGGCGGCCAACCGGTGTTCCGCATGGATGCCGAAGAACGCGCGGTGATCACCGACAACGGCAACGTGATCCTCGACATCCACCAGCTGTCGATCACCGATCCGGTGGCGATGGAGCAGGCAATCAACCAGATTCCCGGCGTGGTCAGCGTGGGCCTGTTCGCCCGACGTGCGGCGGACGTGGTGATCGTCGGGGGCGAGCCGCCGGTCGTGTTGTGA